A single Oncorhynchus tshawytscha isolate Ot180627B linkage group LG01, Otsh_v2.0, whole genome shotgun sequence DNA region contains:
- the LOC112254813 gene encoding carbohydrate sulfotransferase 15 isoform X1, protein MSRTDYKNGAISQTDYTYGQLCPMEVKNYRKRPTMPCLDDVDDGHIILPSVLEVRRFPLWPLGPLRSVTKVKVISFLLGLTLTFLIMASYVLTLDKTGLMLTPPPFHLSTIVNPSSTISPNLSSTKDYVNINLLVKCITAKLEFSPRKLPLLKDVVNSDSHLFSIIPRQFLPNIKSPCWYEELSGKTKVDPYRKNLYAVRSKTFRTVRDYLRNHFQEHLSHSVDDKQYRLRCLPYFYIIGQPKCGTTDLFHRLLLHPEVKFTTMKEPHWWTRKRFGIIHLKDGLLERFPVEDYLDLFDLAAYHIQQGILGNTSGDDSQLHLITGEASASTMWDNQAWSYLYDNGVDGEPPFLAQDFIHTVQPNAKIIVMLRDPVERLYSDYLYFNMANKSVEDFDQRVSESLQLFEACLAESSMRSCVYNTRLSNAMPVRLNLGLYIVFLLDWLTVFHRNQILVLQLEDYAANLRLTINKVFDFLNVGPLSEQIEAALTKRPMSNTRRAADRSLGPMLPSTRDLLRVFHRPFNHKLATVLDNKAFHWTEI, encoded by the exons ATGTCTCGTACAGACTACAAAAATGGTGCCATTTCTCAAACGGACTACACATATGGCCAACTCTGCCCCATGGaagtcaagaactacaggaaaagacCCACAATGCCTTGTTTGGACGATGTGGATGACGGTCACATAATCCTGCCCAGTGTCCTGGAGGTGAGGCGGTTTCCTCTGTGGCCATTGGGCCCCCTGAGGAGTGTCACAAAGGTCAAGGTTATCAGCTTCCTGCTCGGACTGACATTGACCTTCCTCATTATGGCTTCTTACGTCTTGACCTTGGATAAAACGGGTCTGATGCTGACGCCGCCACCGTTCCACCTCAGTACTATAGTCAACCCCAGCAGCACCATCTCCCCTAACCTGTCCTCTACCAAGGACTATGTCAACATTAACCTCCTGGTGAAGTGCATTACAGCTAAGCTTGAGTTCAGCCCAAGGAAGCTGCCTCTTCTGAAGGACGTTGTCAATAGTGACTCTCAT TTGTTTTCCATTATTCCTCGTCAGTTCCTCCCCAATATCAAGAGTCCATGCTGGTATGAGGAGCTCTCTGGGAAAACCAAAGTGGATCCTTACAGGAAAAACTTGTATGCAGTTCGCTCCAAGACCTTCCGGACGGTCCGTGACTACCTGAGGAATCATTTCCAGGAACACTTGTCCCACAGCGTCGACGACAAGCAATACCGCCTGCGCTGTCTGCCATATTTCTACATCATTGGCCAGCCCAAATGTGGCACAACGGACCTGTTTCACCGACTGCTGCTACACCCGGAGGTCAAGTTCACCACCATGAAAGAGCCCCACTGGTGGACAAGGAAAAGGTTTG GTATCATCCATCTTAAAGATGGCCTCCTGGAGCGCTTCCCTGTGGAGGACTACCTGGACCTTTTTGACCTGGCTGCCTACCACATCCAGCAGGGAATACTGGGGAATACCTCTGGAGATGACAGCCAGCTACACCTCATCACAG GTGAAGCAAGCGCATCCACAATGTGGGACAACCAAGCCTGGAGCTATCTCTATGACAACGGGGTGGATGGGGAGCCTCCTTTCCTGGCCCAGGACTTCATCCACACTGTTCAGCCCAACGCTAAAATCATCGTCATGCTCAGAGACCCAGTAGAGAG GTTGTATTCAGACTATCTGTACTTCAACATGGCTAACAAGTCAGTGGAGGACTTTGACCAGAGGGTCTCAGAATCCTTACAGCTGTTTGAGGCTTGTTTAGCAGAGAGCTCCATGCGTTCCTGTGTCTACAATACTAGACTTTCCAATGCCATGCCG GTCAGACTGAACCTGGGACTATATATTGTCTTCCTGCTGGACTGGTTGACTGTCTTCCACAGGAATCAGATCCTGGTTCTGCAGTTAGAAGACTACGCTGCCAATCTGAGACTCACCATAAATAAAGTCTTTGACTTCCTAAACGTGG GGCCTTTATCTGAGCAGATCGAGGCAGCACTCACCAAGAGGCCCATGTCCAACACACGGAGGGCAGCAGACAGGAGCTTGGGCCCCATGTTGCCCAGCACCAGGGACCTCCTCAGGGTGTTCCACCGGCCATTCAACCACAAACTGGCCACAGTCCTGGACAACAAGGCCTTCCACTGGACAGAGATATGA
- the LOC112254813 gene encoding carbohydrate sulfotransferase 15 isoform X2 produces MSRTDYKNGAISQTDYTYGQLCPMEVKNYRKRPTMPCLDDVDDGHIILPSVLEVRRFPLWPLGPLRSVTKVKVISFLLGLTLTFLIMASYVLTLDKTGLMLTPPPFHLSTIVNPSSTISPNLSSTKDYVNINLLVKCITAKLEFSPRKLPLLKDVVNSDSHFLPNIKSPCWYEELSGKTKVDPYRKNLYAVRSKTFRTVRDYLRNHFQEHLSHSVDDKQYRLRCLPYFYIIGQPKCGTTDLFHRLLLHPEVKFTTMKEPHWWTRKRFGIIHLKDGLLERFPVEDYLDLFDLAAYHIQQGILGNTSGDDSQLHLITGEASASTMWDNQAWSYLYDNGVDGEPPFLAQDFIHTVQPNAKIIVMLRDPVERLYSDYLYFNMANKSVEDFDQRVSESLQLFEACLAESSMRSCVYNTRLSNAMPVRLNLGLYIVFLLDWLTVFHRNQILVLQLEDYAANLRLTINKVFDFLNVGPLSEQIEAALTKRPMSNTRRAADRSLGPMLPSTRDLLRVFHRPFNHKLATVLDNKAFHWTEI; encoded by the exons ATGTCTCGTACAGACTACAAAAATGGTGCCATTTCTCAAACGGACTACACATATGGCCAACTCTGCCCCATGGaagtcaagaactacaggaaaagacCCACAATGCCTTGTTTGGACGATGTGGATGACGGTCACATAATCCTGCCCAGTGTCCTGGAGGTGAGGCGGTTTCCTCTGTGGCCATTGGGCCCCCTGAGGAGTGTCACAAAGGTCAAGGTTATCAGCTTCCTGCTCGGACTGACATTGACCTTCCTCATTATGGCTTCTTACGTCTTGACCTTGGATAAAACGGGTCTGATGCTGACGCCGCCACCGTTCCACCTCAGTACTATAGTCAACCCCAGCAGCACCATCTCCCCTAACCTGTCCTCTACCAAGGACTATGTCAACATTAACCTCCTGGTGAAGTGCATTACAGCTAAGCTTGAGTTCAGCCCAAGGAAGCTGCCTCTTCTGAAGGACGTTGTCAATAGTGACTCTCAT TTCCTCCCCAATATCAAGAGTCCATGCTGGTATGAGGAGCTCTCTGGGAAAACCAAAGTGGATCCTTACAGGAAAAACTTGTATGCAGTTCGCTCCAAGACCTTCCGGACGGTCCGTGACTACCTGAGGAATCATTTCCAGGAACACTTGTCCCACAGCGTCGACGACAAGCAATACCGCCTGCGCTGTCTGCCATATTTCTACATCATTGGCCAGCCCAAATGTGGCACAACGGACCTGTTTCACCGACTGCTGCTACACCCGGAGGTCAAGTTCACCACCATGAAAGAGCCCCACTGGTGGACAAGGAAAAGGTTTG GTATCATCCATCTTAAAGATGGCCTCCTGGAGCGCTTCCCTGTGGAGGACTACCTGGACCTTTTTGACCTGGCTGCCTACCACATCCAGCAGGGAATACTGGGGAATACCTCTGGAGATGACAGCCAGCTACACCTCATCACAG GTGAAGCAAGCGCATCCACAATGTGGGACAACCAAGCCTGGAGCTATCTCTATGACAACGGGGTGGATGGGGAGCCTCCTTTCCTGGCCCAGGACTTCATCCACACTGTTCAGCCCAACGCTAAAATCATCGTCATGCTCAGAGACCCAGTAGAGAG GTTGTATTCAGACTATCTGTACTTCAACATGGCTAACAAGTCAGTGGAGGACTTTGACCAGAGGGTCTCAGAATCCTTACAGCTGTTTGAGGCTTGTTTAGCAGAGAGCTCCATGCGTTCCTGTGTCTACAATACTAGACTTTCCAATGCCATGCCG GTCAGACTGAACCTGGGACTATATATTGTCTTCCTGCTGGACTGGTTGACTGTCTTCCACAGGAATCAGATCCTGGTTCTGCAGTTAGAAGACTACGCTGCCAATCTGAGACTCACCATAAATAAAGTCTTTGACTTCCTAAACGTGG GGCCTTTATCTGAGCAGATCGAGGCAGCACTCACCAAGAGGCCCATGTCCAACACACGGAGGGCAGCAGACAGGAGCTTGGGCCCCATGTTGCCCAGCACCAGGGACCTCCTCAGGGTGTTCCACCGGCCATTCAACCACAAACTGGCCACAGTCCTGGACAACAAGGCCTTCCACTGGACAGAGATATGA